In one bacterium genomic region, the following are encoded:
- a CDS encoding HlyD family secretion protein, with translation MNDAPRTDLEQPRAGADHPAPAGNGRPAGDTRTTAAPAGETRATAPDAGARPVARTVMETGARPRLNVRRVATLAAAAVVVAALIALGFYWRANAGLVKTDNAQTAGDIAPVSSRIAGTIVRVDVVENQFVRAGTPLVELDPQDYEVAVARTQASLAASQAQVRALGAALGAQQQQFEAGLRVAQARIQATQPTLPQAQAQLDMQERTTAAQLAQANARVTTAAAGVGAAKTAADTAARTLARDRQLLAQGAIAQQQVDVDASAAETARAQYQAARDALAQAKADVAAAQAARQQVTIARNAIQVNQGELSGAEAQLQQAAVGQTVVRQRAQELAAAEAQAADAAQAVRAAQLNLNRTVIRAPADGWVTNRTAEVGQVVQPNQPLLALTLSSGVWVVANVKETQLGRLSPGQPVRVRIDAYRGRTYHGRVESIGAATGSTTALLPPDNATGNFVKVVQLVPVRIALDSDEIRSRPLQVGLSAAVAIDTRGPAR, from the coding sequence ATGAACGACGCACCGCGAACCGACCTCGAGCAGCCGCGCGCGGGCGCGGATCATCCGGCGCCCGCCGGCAACGGCCGGCCCGCCGGCGACACACGCACCACGGCCGCGCCCGCCGGCGAAACACGCGCCACGGCGCCCGACGCCGGCGCGAGGCCCGTCGCGCGCACGGTCATGGAGACGGGCGCGCGGCCGCGGCTCAACGTGCGGCGCGTCGCGACGCTCGCCGCGGCGGCGGTGGTGGTGGCGGCCCTGATCGCGCTCGGCTTCTACTGGCGGGCCAACGCCGGCCTCGTGAAGACGGACAACGCGCAGACGGCCGGCGACATCGCGCCGGTCTCGTCCCGCATCGCGGGCACGATCGTCCGGGTGGATGTCGTCGAGAACCAGTTCGTCCGGGCCGGCACGCCGCTCGTCGAGCTCGACCCGCAGGACTACGAGGTCGCCGTCGCCCGGACGCAGGCCTCGCTCGCCGCATCACAGGCGCAGGTGCGTGCGCTGGGCGCCGCGCTCGGCGCCCAGCAGCAACAGTTCGAAGCCGGGCTCCGCGTCGCCCAGGCGCGCATCCAGGCGACCCAGCCCACGCTCCCGCAGGCGCAGGCACAATTGGACATGCAGGAGCGCACGACGGCCGCGCAGCTGGCGCAGGCCAACGCGCGGGTAACGACCGCGGCCGCCGGGGTCGGGGCGGCGAAGACCGCGGCCGATACGGCGGCCCGAACCCTGGCCCGCGACCGCCAGTTGCTGGCCCAGGGCGCGATCGCGCAGCAGCAGGTCGACGTGGACGCCTCGGCCGCCGAAACCGCGCGCGCGCAGTACCAGGCGGCGCGGGACGCTCTCGCGCAGGCAAAGGCCGACGTCGCGGCGGCGCAGGCCGCGCGGCAGCAGGTCACGATCGCGCGCAACGCCATCCAAGTGAACCAGGGTGAGCTGTCCGGCGCTGAGGCGCAGCTGCAGCAGGCCGCCGTCGGCCAGACCGTGGTGCGTCAGCGGGCCCAGGAACTCGCCGCCGCGGAAGCCCAGGCCGCCGACGCCGCGCAGGCGGTGCGCGCCGCGCAGCTCAACCTGAACCGCACCGTCATCCGGGCGCCGGCGGACGGCTGGGTGACGAACCGCACCGCCGAGGTCGGGCAGGTGGTCCAGCCCAATCAGCCGCTCTTGGCGCTCACGCTGTCGAGCGGCGTGTGGGTGGTCGCCAACGTGAAGGAGACGCAGCTCGGCCGCCTCAGCCCGGGCCAGCCGGTTCGCGTTCGAATCGATGCCTACCGCGGCCGCACCTACCACGGACGGGTGGAGAGCATCGGCGCGGCCACCGGCTCGACGACGGCCCTCCTGCCGCCGGACAACGCGACCGGCAACTTCGTCAAGGTCGTGCAGCTGGTACCGGTGAGAATCGCCCTCGATTCGGACGAGATCCGCAGCCGCCCGCTGCAGGTCGGACTGTCCGCCGCCGTGGCGATCGATACGCGCGGACCGGCGCGCTAG
- a CDS encoding DHA2 family efflux MFS transporter permease subunit: protein MAVGTMPAARDASRGGSMKWLVALSVLFGSVMGAIDTSVVNVALAHIQATYGVTIQDVTWVSTSYLITVVIIMPLTAWFATVLGRKRFYMYSVALFTIASAFCGLSRTLGQLIFFRVLQGLGGGALQPVAQAIMRETFPPEEQGQAMGFFGMIVLLGPAVGPTLGGWLTDNWSWPWIFFVNLPVGALALFMASQFIVDPPYMRARGWVKFDGIGIGLLTVGLASLQILLEEGERDGWFGSPFIVALAVIAVVMLTTFVFWELRAPAPAVNLRILRDVTFSAGTLIIGVLGLALFGSLILLPLFLQTLLGYTATEAGLTLMPRSLMMVLMMPVAGLLYNRLGVYIMLPFGLLVSGVAGLMMSHFTTDTSHLGILIPQIIQGIGFSFMFVPLATATLSTIPRPLMQGATGLYNLVRQLGGSLGTAIVITLLDHKITTASANLVRYASASNPTFVAWWNTMQAGLQARGSDAATAHRQALAVLHQLIGQQAAVVAFDYVFALVGVVFIVCLPVVLLIRDRDLQRPNPPAAAAE from the coding sequence ATGGCCGTCGGTACCATGCCGGCCGCGCGCGACGCGTCGCGCGGCGGGAGCATGAAGTGGCTCGTCGCCCTCTCCGTGCTTTTCGGGTCCGTCATGGGCGCCATCGACACGAGCGTCGTCAACGTGGCGCTTGCGCACATCCAGGCGACCTATGGCGTCACGATCCAGGACGTCACCTGGGTCAGCACGTCGTACCTGATCACCGTCGTCATCATCATGCCGCTCACGGCGTGGTTCGCGACAGTCCTCGGACGGAAGCGGTTCTACATGTACTCGGTGGCGCTGTTCACCATCGCGTCCGCGTTCTGCGGACTGTCGCGGACGCTCGGACAGCTGATCTTCTTCCGCGTCCTGCAGGGCCTCGGCGGCGGCGCGCTGCAGCCGGTGGCCCAGGCGATCATGCGTGAGACGTTCCCGCCGGAGGAGCAGGGCCAGGCGATGGGCTTCTTCGGCATGATCGTGCTGCTCGGACCCGCGGTGGGGCCGACGCTCGGAGGCTGGCTGACCGACAACTGGTCGTGGCCGTGGATCTTCTTCGTCAACCTCCCGGTCGGAGCGCTCGCGCTGTTCATGGCCTCCCAGTTCATCGTCGACCCTCCGTACATGCGGGCGCGGGGGTGGGTCAAATTTGACGGCATCGGCATCGGGCTGCTCACCGTGGGGCTCGCGTCGCTGCAGATCCTGCTCGAAGAGGGCGAGCGCGACGGCTGGTTCGGCAGCCCGTTCATCGTGGCGCTCGCCGTGATCGCGGTGGTCATGCTCACGACGTTCGTTTTCTGGGAGTTGCGCGCGCCGGCGCCCGCTGTGAACCTCCGCATTCTTCGCGACGTCACGTTCTCCGCCGGCACGCTGATCATCGGGGTGCTGGGCCTCGCCTTGTTCGGCAGCCTGATTCTGCTCCCGCTGTTTCTCCAGACGCTGCTCGGCTACACCGCCACCGAGGCCGGCCTGACGCTGATGCCACGCTCGCTCATGATGGTCCTGATGATGCCGGTCGCGGGGCTGCTGTACAACCGGCTCGGCGTGTACATCATGCTGCCGTTCGGACTCCTGGTGAGCGGCGTGGCGGGGCTGATGATGTCGCACTTCACCACCGACACGAGCCACCTCGGAATCCTCATCCCGCAGATCATCCAGGGCATCGGGTTCTCGTTCATGTTCGTCCCGCTCGCGACCGCCACGCTCTCGACGATTCCGCGACCGCTGATGCAGGGCGCCACCGGCCTCTACAACCTGGTCCGCCAGCTGGGCGGCAGCCTCGGCACGGCGATCGTCATCACGCTGCTCGACCATAAGATCACGACGGCCAGCGCGAACCTGGTCCGGTACGCCTCCGCGTCCAATCCGACCTTCGTCGCCTGGTGGAACACGATGCAGGCCGGCCTGCAGGCGCGGGGGAGCGACGCCGCGACCGCGCACCGGCAGGCGCTCGCCGTGCTGCACCAGTTAATCGGTCAGCAGGCGGCTGTGGTCGCCTTCGACTACGTCTTCGCTCTCGTCGGCGTCGTCTTCATCGTGTGCCTGCCGGTCGTGCTCCTGATCCGCGATCGGGACTTGCAGCGTCCCAACCCGCCGGCGGCCGCCGCGGAGTAA
- a CDS encoding pyruvate carboxyltransferase, with the protein MAAIPDPANPDYFLDSFPREDFPRYVWTARPATLPHDAWTTETTHRDGQQGGLPLTAEQSLRIYDLHCRFTGTSGAIRQAEFFVYRPTDRRALGDALERHRSGAPIEPTTWIRAARKDAELIRTLGVRETGMLASASDYHTFHKFKPAGRAQAARTYLDAVGMTLEAGIRPRLHLEDATRADMDYMLAFIDACLEAARPYGPALRPKFRICDTMGLGLPYDDVALPRSVPVLFRTLRTRLGLVPADLEFHPHNDTGLIVANCLAAIREGCGVINGTCLGKGERTGNAPLEQILVHLIGMGYFPAARPDFTVLNELAALYDAMGEPLPPKYPLYGRDAHRTRAGIHADGLNKFWWMYAPFDVPRLLGRPLEVSLTKDSGLAGLIFVIKQRLGVEPAKDDPALIAIHEWMIREFDGGRQTAIEWEELEPIVRRHFAIAGAHRQAAAR; encoded by the coding sequence TTGGCTGCGATTCCCGACCCCGCCAATCCAGACTACTTTCTCGACAGTTTCCCCCGCGAGGACTTTCCGCGGTACGTCTGGACTGCCCGGCCCGCAACCCTGCCCCATGATGCGTGGACGACCGAAACGACGCACCGCGACGGCCAGCAGGGCGGCCTCCCGCTCACGGCCGAGCAGAGCCTCCGGATCTACGACCTCCACTGCCGGTTCACCGGGACCTCGGGGGCGATTCGCCAAGCCGAGTTCTTCGTGTACCGTCCGACCGACCGCCGCGCCCTCGGGGACGCCCTCGAGCGCCACCGGAGCGGCGCGCCGATCGAGCCGACGACGTGGATTCGCGCCGCCCGCAAAGACGCCGAACTGATCCGCACGCTCGGCGTGCGCGAAACCGGAATGCTCGCCTCGGCCTCCGACTACCACACGTTCCACAAGTTCAAGCCCGCGGGCCGGGCGCAGGCCGCCCGCACGTATCTGGACGCAGTGGGCATGACGCTCGAGGCCGGGATCCGGCCCCGGCTGCACCTCGAAGACGCGACGCGGGCCGACATGGACTACATGCTGGCCTTCATCGACGCGTGCCTGGAGGCCGCGCGGCCCTACGGACCGGCGCTGCGTCCGAAGTTCCGTATCTGCGACACGATGGGCCTTGGGCTGCCGTACGACGACGTCGCGCTCCCGCGGAGCGTGCCGGTGCTGTTCCGGACGCTGCGCACGCGGCTCGGCCTGGTACCGGCCGACCTGGAGTTCCACCCCCACAACGACACAGGGCTCATCGTCGCGAACTGCCTCGCCGCGATCCGGGAAGGGTGTGGCGTGATTAACGGCACCTGCCTCGGGAAGGGCGAACGGACCGGCAACGCCCCGCTCGAGCAGATCCTCGTCCACCTGATCGGCATGGGATACTTCCCGGCGGCGCGGCCGGATTTTACGGTCCTCAACGAGCTCGCAGCGCTCTACGACGCGATGGGGGAACCGCTGCCGCCGAAGTACCCGCTGTACGGACGGGACGCCCACCGAACGCGCGCCGGCATCCACGCCGACGGTCTCAATAAATTCTGGTGGATGTACGCGCCGTTTGACGTGCCTAGGCTCCTCGGGCGGCCGCTCGAGGTGTCCCTCACGAAAGATTCCGGCCTCGCGGGCCTGATCTTCGTGATCAAGCAGCGCCTGGGTGTGGAGCCGGCCAAGGACGACCCGGCCCTCATTGCGATCCACGAGTGGATGATCCGCGAGTTCGACGGCGGCCGCCAGACCGCCATCGAGTGGGAGGAGTTGGAGCCGATCGTCCGCCGGCACTTCGCGATCGCCGGCGCCCACCGGCAGGCGGCGGCCCGGTAG
- a CDS encoding HD domain-containing phosphohydrolase, which translates to MPSIRLSDTLRGLSAALDLAEGQPVGHAVRTGLLGMRLAGELALDGESRSTLYYALLLANAGGPGTAPEVTELLDGDDRMLKAGFATVDWTRALAAVRYGLRVAGEGRPAWSRTRALARTARAAGRVAQAFVGGRAERGAAVARRLGLPDATADAIHSADEHWDGHGDPRGTRGEAIPLLARIVGLARTIDVFVSAEDVAGAVRMAEGRCTTWFDPALVDHVSAWAGDQLWWAGLRGSTAGTRLAALEPPDRIRMLDDPGLDEVARVFADIADSKRRWTTGHSPRVGALASSVGAAMGMDAAARERLLRAGLLHDIGELGVANLALERADTLTPEQFLEIKEHPLHTYEILAKTPPFADVARLAALHHERLDGSGYPWGLSGDEIGLEPRVLAAAEVYDALTIWRPYRPAMTPQEALMLMRSDAGLDPDVIAALEPVLGAGTPAST; encoded by the coding sequence GTGCCGTCGATCCGCCTGTCCGATACGCTGCGCGGCCTGTCGGCCGCCCTGGACCTGGCCGAAGGCCAACCCGTCGGCCACGCCGTCCGCACAGGACTCCTCGGCATGCGCCTCGCCGGCGAGCTCGCCCTCGACGGGGAGTCCCGGTCGACGCTCTACTACGCCCTTCTCCTGGCCAACGCGGGAGGCCCGGGTACCGCGCCCGAGGTTACGGAATTGCTCGACGGCGACGACCGGATGCTCAAAGCGGGATTCGCGACCGTCGATTGGACCCGCGCTCTGGCCGCCGTGCGATACGGACTCCGGGTTGCCGGCGAGGGACGACCGGCGTGGTCCCGCACCCGGGCGCTGGCGCGGACGGCGCGGGCCGCGGGCCGCGTCGCGCAGGCCTTCGTGGGCGGACGCGCCGAACGCGGCGCCGCGGTGGCCCGGCGTCTCGGACTGCCGGATGCGACGGCCGACGCGATCCACAGCGCCGACGAGCATTGGGACGGACACGGTGACCCGCGCGGAACGCGGGGCGAGGCGATCCCGCTCCTCGCCCGGATCGTCGGCCTCGCCCGTACCATCGACGTGTTCGTCTCCGCCGAGGATGTCGCCGGCGCGGTCCGCATGGCGGAGGGACGCTGCACCACCTGGTTCGATCCCGCGCTCGTCGACCATGTGTCGGCCTGGGCCGGCGATCAACTCTGGTGGGCCGGCCTCCGCGGCTCGACGGCGGGCACCCGCCTCGCCGCCCTCGAGCCGCCGGACCGGATCCGCATGCTCGATGACCCAGGGCTCGACGAGGTCGCCCGGGTGTTCGCCGACATCGCGGACTCCAAACGGCGTTGGACCACCGGCCATTCGCCGCGCGTCGGCGCCCTCGCGTCATCCGTCGGGGCGGCGATGGGGATGGACGCGGCCGCGCGGGAGCGGCTGCTGCGCGCCGGCCTCCTTCACGACATCGGCGAGTTGGGCGTCGCCAATCTCGCGCTCGAACGGGCCGACACGCTCACGCCCGAGCAGTTCCTGGAGATCAAAGAGCACCCGCTCCACACGTACGAAATCCTCGCGAAGACCCCGCCGTTCGCCGACGTCGCCCGCCTCGCGGCGCTGCACCACGAGCGTCTCGACGGCAGCGGCTATCCGTGGGGCCTTTCCGGAGACGAGATCGGTCTCGAGCCCCGCGTCCTGGCGGCGGCCGAGGTGTACGATGCGCTGACGATCTGGCGCCCCTACCGCCCTGCGATGACCCCGCAGGAAGCGCTCATGCTGATGCGGAGCGACGCCGGCCTGGACCCCGACGTGATCGCGGCGCTGGAGCCGGTGCTCGGCGCGGGCACGCCCGCGTCAACCTGA
- a CDS encoding alanine racemase, whose protein sequence is MSTTTVPALGIDTLDTPALVVDLDRLETNIARWAAFAKDAGVRLRPHGKTHKCVEIARRQLAAGAVGLTLAKIGEAEVMAGAGVGDIFLAYEIVGGPKLPRLLALARDIRVRVGVDSMAVAAPLAEAAAAAGVTIEVMVEVDTGLGRCGVTPGEPLLTLAQAVARSRGLRLAGIFTYRGYRPDLDAAGREEGEIMVREAERLRAAGLAIEEISVGSTPTGRSAGRVAGVTEIRPGTYVFNDAMQVRWGSATPEECALAVVCRVISRPSRDVAVLDAGSKVLTAERGPFSSRGDSHGVLRGYPDCQIDRLWEEHGRVQLTDEARRLRVGDLVEVIPAHVCPTVNLAKRLVCVRGGRVEATWDVAARAAVQ, encoded by the coding sequence ATGTCGACCACTACGGTTCCCGCACTCGGCATCGACACGCTCGACACGCCGGCGCTCGTCGTGGACCTCGACCGCCTGGAAACCAACATCGCGCGCTGGGCCGCCTTCGCCAAGGACGCGGGCGTCCGGCTCCGGCCGCACGGCAAGACCCACAAGTGCGTCGAAATCGCGCGCCGGCAGCTGGCCGCGGGCGCGGTGGGCCTGACGCTCGCCAAGATCGGCGAGGCCGAAGTGATGGCCGGCGCGGGCGTCGGGGACATCTTCCTCGCCTACGAGATCGTCGGCGGGCCCAAACTGCCGAGGCTGCTCGCCCTCGCGCGGGACATCCGGGTGCGGGTGGGCGTCGACAGCATGGCGGTCGCCGCCCCCCTCGCCGAGGCCGCCGCCGCGGCCGGTGTGACGATCGAGGTGATGGTGGAGGTCGACACGGGGCTGGGGCGGTGCGGCGTGACGCCCGGCGAGCCGCTCCTCACACTGGCACAGGCGGTGGCGCGGTCGCGCGGGCTGCGCCTCGCCGGCATCTTCACATACCGCGGCTACCGGCCGGACCTGGACGCGGCCGGCCGCGAGGAAGGCGAGATCATGGTCCGCGAGGCCGAGCGGCTTCGTGCCGCCGGGCTGGCGATCGAGGAGATCAGCGTCGGCTCGACGCCGACCGGGCGCAGCGCCGGGCGGGTCGCGGGCGTCACGGAAATCCGGCCGGGGACCTATGTGTTCAACGACGCGATGCAGGTGCGCTGGGGATCGGCAACGCCGGAGGAATGCGCGCTGGCCGTCGTGTGCCGGGTCATCAGCCGGCCGTCCCGAGACGTCGCCGTGCTCGACGCCGGCAGCAAAGTACTCACCGCGGAGCGCGGACCGTTCAGCAGCCGCGGGGACAGCCACGGCGTCCTGCGCGGCTACCCCGATTGTCAAATCGACCGGCTGTGGGAAGAGCACGGGCGCGTGCAGTTGACGGACGAGGCACGGCGGCTACGGGTCGGCGACCTGGTCGAGGTGATCCCGGCCCACGTCTGCCCGACGGTGAATCTCGCGAAGCGGCTTGTCTGCGTCCGCGGCGGCCGCGTCGAAGCCACCTGGGACGTCGCGGCGCGCGCCGCCGTGCAATAG
- a CDS encoding serine protease, giving the protein MPRLRRGAAAVLVLACLLAAGLPLSGGRAGAQTPALPDDATFQLVTMTQDGATYRSVMMGTAFFIDADGTALTNSHVVYMARQNPGRYRLIAIVGHEFYSATLVCAAVLPYDPAKDEAVIGRDIAEVKLGPSQFPFTRLSYGSGGPQYDAHLTRLPPFPALTLGGDPSPGTAVRIIGYGHVAERYPATPGTRWTATGTVDRVGAASDATPVFRIVSTNRPREGNSGSPVLDPAGRVVGMWTWNEAGNLAYGDAIGSSALTLPCRL; this is encoded by the coding sequence ATGCCGCGACTGCGACGGGGTGCCGCCGCCGTTCTCGTGCTCGCCTGCCTGCTGGCCGCCGGCCTGCCCCTGTCAGGGGGTCGGGCCGGCGCACAGACGCCTGCGCTCCCCGACGACGCGACGTTTCAGCTGGTGACGATGACGCAGGACGGGGCGACCTACCGCTCGGTGATGATGGGGACGGCGTTCTTCATCGACGCGGACGGCACCGCGCTCACCAACAGCCACGTGGTCTACATGGCCCGGCAGAACCCGGGGCGGTACCGCCTGATCGCGATCGTCGGTCACGAGTTCTACAGCGCCACCCTCGTGTGCGCCGCCGTCCTCCCCTACGACCCCGCGAAAGACGAGGCCGTGATCGGCCGCGACATCGCGGAGGTCAAGCTCGGTCCCTCCCAGTTCCCCTTCACGCGCCTCTCATACGGCAGCGGCGGTCCTCAGTACGACGCGCACCTCACCCGCCTGCCGCCGTTTCCGGCGCTCACCCTCGGTGGAGACCCGTCCCCGGGGACGGCGGTGCGGATCATCGGGTACGGCCACGTCGCGGAACGGTATCCCGCGACGCCCGGCACGCGGTGGACGGCCACCGGCACCGTCGACCGCGTCGGCGCCGCATCCGACGCCACGCCCGTCTTTCGTATCGTGTCGACCAACCGTCCCCGCGAGGGCAACAGCGGATCGCCGGTGCTGGACCCCGCGGGGCGCGTCGTCGGGATGTGGACCTGGAATGAGGCGGGCAACCTGGCATACGGCGACGCGATCGGGAGTTCGGCGCTCACGCTGCCGTGCCGGCTGTAG
- a CDS encoding DinB family protein — translation MDMRGYVTHVLAITHERLHDAIRDVPEADARRLLAGRLTPIVWQVGHLAVVDGNYVRRAGGDSPVPADYTGLFKQGTGGEADYPALAEVWNVFDAAHRALVDRAGAVDYETPVDAPAYKTIGEMLVYASYHRGYHLGKVMTLRGLLGKPIQR, via the coding sequence ATGGACATGAGAGGGTACGTGACGCACGTGCTTGCGATCACGCACGAGCGCCTGCACGATGCGATCCGGGACGTCCCCGAGGCGGACGCCCGGCGCCTCCTCGCAGGCAGGCTCACGCCGATCGTGTGGCAGGTCGGCCATCTGGCGGTGGTCGACGGCAACTACGTCCGGCGCGCGGGCGGCGACTCACCGGTGCCGGCGGACTACACCGGCCTCTTCAAACAGGGTACGGGCGGCGAGGCGGATTACCCGGCGCTGGCGGAGGTGTGGAACGTCTTCGACGCCGCGCACCGCGCCCTCGTCGACCGCGCCGGGGCGGTTGACTACGAGACCCCGGTCGACGCACCGGCCTACAAGACCATCGGTGAGATGCTGGTCTATGCGAGCTACCATCGCGGGTACCATCTCGGCAAGGTCATGACGCTGCGCGGCCTGCTGGGGAAGCCGATCCAGCGGTAG
- a CDS encoding FAD-binding oxidoreductase, protein MVGAGVMGASAAYHLAARGCRNILILERYGRPGEGSTSRATGGFRLQFGSAANVRLSALSREKLLRFRDETGVDPGYRPRGYLFMVRDEAGLRALRTVREVQRAAGVEPAQELGPDDIQRLAPWVHPEGLAGGTFGPEDGFIRPLEILRGYLEGAQRAGVRVEYDAGWVECLVRDTGGRRQIAGVRTGGREIGAPIVINAAGPWAGVLGSQAGVDVPVRPLKRQTGITHPFSKLSDDAPMTICHWDGVHFRVRDGRVLLLWPTDPPAPTGANPFDTTFDQRWLDDLLPLAHTHFPILREAAIDRPRCWAGLYEMSPDRHAIVGAAPGCEGLYLMNGSSGHGVMHAPALGQLLAEIILDGRAASLDAGPLRPSRFAEGRPNPVDDVL, encoded by the coding sequence ATCGTCGGCGCCGGCGTGATGGGCGCGAGCGCCGCCTATCATCTCGCCGCACGGGGCTGCCGGAACATCCTGATCCTGGAGCGGTACGGCCGGCCCGGCGAGGGCAGCACCTCCCGGGCCACCGGGGGCTTCCGGCTGCAGTTCGGCAGCGCCGCGAACGTCCGGCTGTCGGCGCTGTCCCGCGAGAAATTGCTTCGCTTTCGCGACGAAACCGGCGTCGATCCCGGCTACCGCCCCCGCGGGTACCTGTTCATGGTGCGCGACGAGGCCGGCCTTCGGGCGCTCCGCACGGTGCGCGAGGTCCAGCGGGCGGCCGGAGTCGAGCCGGCCCAGGAGCTCGGCCCCGACGATATCCAACGTCTCGCGCCGTGGGTGCACCCGGAAGGCCTGGCCGGAGGCACCTTCGGGCCGGAGGACGGCTTCATCCGGCCCCTCGAGATCCTGCGCGGCTACCTCGAGGGGGCCCAGCGCGCGGGCGTCCGCGTCGAGTACGACGCGGGTTGGGTCGAATGCCTCGTGCGGGACACCGGCGGCCGGCGGCAGATCGCCGGGGTCCGCACCGGCGGACGCGAGATCGGCGCGCCGATTGTCATCAACGCGGCCGGGCCGTGGGCCGGCGTGCTGGGCTCCCAGGCCGGCGTCGATGTCCCGGTGCGGCCGCTCAAGCGCCAGACCGGGATCACCCACCCATTCTCCAAGTTGTCCGACGATGCGCCGATGACGATCTGCCACTGGGACGGCGTACATTTCCGCGTGCGGGACGGCCGCGTGCTCCTGCTGTGGCCGACGGACCCCCCGGCCCCCACTGGGGCGAACCCGTTCGACACCACGTTCGACCAGCGGTGGCTCGATGACCTCCTGCCGCTCGCCCACACGCATTTCCCGATTCTTCGGGAGGCGGCGATCGACCGGCCGCGATGCTGGGCGGGCCTGTACGAGATGTCGCCGGACCGGCACGCCATCGTGGGCGCCGCGCCCGGATGCGAAGGCCTGTATCTGATGAACGGCTCGTCCGGCCACGGCGTCATGCACGCGCCCGCGCTCGGACAGTTGCTGGCCGAGATCATCCTCGACGGCCGCGCCGCCTCGCTCGACGCCGGCCCTCTGCGCCCGTCGCGCTTCGCCGAAGGCCGCCCCAACCCCGTCGACGACGTGCTCTAA